One region of Corvus moneduloides isolate bCorMon1 chromosome 1, bCorMon1.pri, whole genome shotgun sequence genomic DNA includes:
- the ZNF438 gene encoding zinc finger protein 438 isoform X5, whose protein sequence is MVPKILTSGVVSCLQSSLPEPITPIAASGGSKPLVVPAQNYAVMQVAAHKGTFSLLAVPCVAPALTQHVQQSAVAPSENLKLPIPRYQSVRNKLLSDKKPAQISGLSARNKFPTKALISSQTSSMTTVTEDCPEAHSSSDSAEQGMIRDCDSAEIGVATLIKKSNCGESGSPLMNKTEIDSNSISGPSVVEDSLSKPASTTNPLKLSLHSVKTASETTRESLTTSEKLKKKPTNSANPVAVLSPAVFCSTIQMTPSAPKGKLPILPYSRMKNSVFCKSKVNANVMDISGHSLKSESEKIPSLMKTKAFDKQLAVSFTQVPKQTTRENTFSPSSKVDDVDSLKKLNSAASKRRGRKKRAPDDLLAFQAKRRNKAEAVKKYRSIRPKPVVVAQALAPLTPAAIIDTPSREQDLLLNGSLANKCLSSKQSDATSAKSSDLSRNTCSATPKPLHRCHVCNHTFQFKHHLQDHMNMHTSRRLYSCRICRKAYIHSGSLSTHMKLHHNEGKPKKLVCCEFCAKVFGHAEVYFGHLREVHRVVISTEPSTSEQQMQDTLKKRDRNIKEAEEATERGNKCNFEDLFHNPGEVKLQVKCGQCQFIAESFGEMKFHLLCCHGEEIQGRVKEGILQGNRGTRGELVKHTTHLWKQRSERRRLAKCSACQEELYTVPKLKRQINFHHQNNVNILPKSELTQSGSSEASKERQNVGFGTPSKKIEFWSKAGYNCILCKRLFGRKEDLCDHWQSHHNCEDPSTLWAIFTLVSKQGITELSDNGEY, encoded by the exons ATGGTACCAAAAATTTTAACATCTGGAGTGGTTTCTTGTCTTCAGTCATCTTTGCCTGAGCCAATTACACCAATTGCAGCTTCAGGTGGTTCCAAGCCACTGGTGGTACCAGCTCAGAACTATGCTGTCATGCAGGTGGCTGCTCACAAGGGGACGTTTTCCCTGTTGGCTGTGCCGTGTGTTGCACCTGCCCTAACACAGCACGTTCAGCAGTCAGCTGTGGCCCCTTCTGAAAACCTAAAGCTGCCCATCCCCAGGTACCAATCTGTAAGAAATAAATTGCTGAGTgacaaaaaaccagcacaaatcTCTGGTTTGAGTGCACGTAACAAGTTTCCTACCAAAGCACTAATCTCATCACAGACTTCCTCCATGACTACTGTAACTGAAGACTGTCCTGAAGCTCATTCTAGTTCAGATTCAGCTGAGCAAGGGATGATAAGAGACTGTGACTCAGCTGAAATTGGAGTTGCTAcattaataaagaaaagcaattgtGGGGAATCTGGATCTCCTTTAatgaacaaaactgaaattgaTAGCAATAGTATTTCTGGACCATCTGTAGTTGAAGACTCCCTATCCAAGCCAGCAAGTACAACTAATCCCCTGAAACTAAGTCTACACTCTGTGAAGACAGCATCAGAAACCACAAGAGAGTCACTTACGACATCTgagaaactaaagaaaaaacctACAAATTCTGCAAATCCTGTTGCTGTCTTGTCACCAGCAGTTTTTTGCAGTACAATTCAGATGACTCCGTCAGCACCAAAAGGAAAACTTCCTATTTTGCCTTACTCAAGGATGAAAAATTCAGTATTCTGTAAATCCAAGGTGAATGCTAATGTTATGGATATATCTGGTCATTCACTAAAATCTGAGTCTGAAAAGATACCATCTTTGATGAAAACCAAAGCCTTTGATAAGCAATTAGCTGTATCATTTACACAAGTACCCAAACAAACCACTCGAGAAAATACCTTCTCTCCATCCAGCAAAGTGGATGATGTCGACAGCCTTAAGAAATTGAACAGTGCAGCCTCTAAaagaagaggcaggaaaaaaagagcccCGGATGATTTATTGGCATTTCAGGCCAAGCGAAGGAATAAAGCAGAAGCAGTGAAAAAATACCGCAGTATCAGACCAAAACCAGTGGTGGTTGCGCAGGCGCTTGCACCGCTGACTCCTGCAGCAATCATAGACACACCGTCTCGTGAGCAAGACTTACTTTTAAATGGCTCACTCGCCAATAAATGTTTAAGTTCCAAGCAAAGTGATGCTACATCAGCTAAATCAAGTGATCTAAGTAGAAATACATGTTCAGCCACCCCTAAGCCGCTGCACAGATGTCATGTTTGTAACCACACGTTCCAGTTTAAGCACCATCTCCAGGACCACATGAACATGCACACGAGCCGGCGGCTGTACAGCTGCAGGATCTGCCGGAAGGCGTATATCCATTCTGGGAGCCTCAGCACCCATATGAAGCTTCATCACAACGAAGGCAAACCCAAAAAGCTGGTGTGCTGTGAATTCTGTGCTAAAGTTTTTGGCCATGCCGAAGTGTACTTTGGCCACCTCAGGGAAGTCCACAGGGTTGTTATCAGCACAGAGCCCTCTACTAGTGAGCAACAGATGCAAGATACTTTAAAGAAGAGAGACAGGAATATAAAAGAGGCAGAAGAAGCTACAGAGAG GGGAAATAAGTGCAATTTTGAGGACCTATTCCATAACCCGGGAGAAGTGAAATTACAGGTCAAATGTGGTCAATGCCAGTTTATTGCAGAGTCTTTTGGTGAAATGAAGTTTCACTTACTGTGCTGCCATGGAGAAGAGATTCAGGGAAGAGTAAAGGAAGGGATTTTGCAAGGAAACAGAGGAACAAGGGGGGAACTGGTGAAACACACAACCCACTTGTGGAAACAGCGCAGCGAGAGAAGACGTTTAGCAAAGTGCAGTGCCTGTCAGGAGGAGCTGTACACTGTTCCAAAACTGAAGAGACAGATAAACTTCCACCATCAAAATAATGTCAATATTTTACCTAAAAGTGAACTGACTCAGTCAGGAAGTAGTGAAGCCTCCAAGGAGAGGCAAAATGTGGGGTTTGGTACACCAAgcaaaaaaatagaattttggTCTAAAGCGGGCTATAACTGCATTTTATGCAAACGgttatttggaagaaaagaggatCTTTGTGATCATTGGCAGAGTCATCATAATTGTGAAGACCCTTCCACTTTATGGGCAATTTTTACTTTGGTATCAAAACAAGGAATTACTGAACTTTCTGATAACGGTGAATATTGA